caaCATGTAGTGCTGCCATATTGTCTCATTCGATTCTCTACTTCTCCTGGTATGGATTCTGGCATGGCACGTTACCAAGTAGGACATTTCCAAAGTCTGATGTGTGAATGCTACGGCTCATTTAATTCTTTATATCTGGCAACAGGGAAAATACGCTGAAATGTTAGCTATGGAGCTGCAATAGATAAGACTTTTCTAAGAATAGCCAGATGGATTTGCAGATAAAGTCTCTATTGATGCCAGCCAGAGTCAAAAAGGAATAGTTTAGCACTTGCATTGTCACAACCGCAACAAATGGATGTTTTCCGAGGGGCTATATGCAGGACTATTTCACGGCCGGCTGCTGGCTGTAGagacaattcagtttatttcagttTATTGTACAGACATGAGAGTGATACTAGCTTCTTATTAAGTCGAGCAAATACGTCCGTTTCTCCAAAATGCTATATTAGATTGTCTATTTTGCTTATTTTCTCCCCCCTTACGCACTTAACCGACGTCTTTCTTCATCTTTGCCTTTGTCATGCTCCAGTGTTGTTCGGTCAGAAGGCCTCTGACGGCAGCGTGACTCCACTCAGTTGGCATCTCCCCTCAACCCTCCCACCCTTCCTTCGCCTGTCATCTTCTTAGTCAGACCCTCAATGCCCTCTCTGTCTGGCCCCATGGGCTGTAGGTCCTGGGTGGGCGAATAGAGGGTGTCTTCCTGTGTTTCACCCTATCAGAAGACACTGGGACGCTTGGAGAAAGGGGATAGGGGGAGATGCAGAGGGGTTGGTGGGGACAGCTGCCATGCTAGGGGAGCCCCCACCATCCCAGTCAAACATCGTCCCATGCCGTCCCATTCCCAAGCCTGGGGAGCGTGAACACCAGACTTCGACAAGTTGAAGTGGGCTCTGTGATTGTTGAGTGAGCTGAATGGTTCCCAATCAGTTCCTGGATTAAGGAAGACTAGAATGGATGTGTATCTTTCCTTCAGTCATTAAGTACTTGACCCTGACTCGGACTACTTGGGATTTAGCCAATAATTCGACACTGGCCACAATGGAATACACAACAAAAAGCAGGAGTAGATGCCTCATGTTCTTCATGAGCCTTGACAGGAGGTATGTAGTAATGGTGGACAACTCCTCAGTATTTGGCAGAGGACATCTGGTGACACGGTTCCAGTGCTTCTCTGTGGCATTGAGATCAAAGTACTGGAGTGTGGTTTAGGTTCCGTCATGTTGgtattcagtgtgtttacacacacgcacacacacacacacacacacacacacacacacacacacacacacacacacacacacacacacacacacagatgcgtcGACTTCCTATGTAATTACGAtcatattgtcaaattattctGTTGCCATTTTGGTTGATTGCAAAATAAGACACTTAAGGTTCTGGGTATTGGTGCAGTCGACGTGTTTCTTTCAGCCCATTTATTGTCTGGCAttctgggtcaaattgactaaATCGAGTCAAGGGAAACGAGGGAAACATTTTCTTTCTGGAGAAACCGGATTTATTGACCAAGCAGTTTTCCAACAAGTCTGGCACAAGGCTGCACTTGCATGacacattttcaaagtaaaagaaaatCATAGGGGTGAATGGCAAAGAGGTTACTCGTCGTGTTGCATCCTTGCATCTTATATTTGTAAACCCAAAGTGCAACGATAAGTGAAAGAAATGCTCTGATTGCAGACACAGTCGCACATTAGGGAAAACAACCCCGATGTGTTGTCTCACTACAAGTGCCGGTTCTCCCACTGCGCCCTCAGTCCAAATGCttttaataaaatagaaaaacaacacTTCTGGCTGCAGTGCATATCACTAACGCACTTAAAATCTGCCCGCATTGGTTCAAAAATATGGTGGACGCTAGAGGAGAAATCAAATTACTGACCAGCTGCACCCAAATGTGGATTTTACAGTAACCGGGTTATTGCGCTGCATGTAAATGTGTTTGACTTCCTGCCGTAACCTGATTTGTTCCACTTTCCTGTTGTCTGCCGTGCATATAAATGAAGTCACTGTCCGTATGCATGTCAAGTAGGGATGTTTCTGACTCTGGGATATATTTTCGTCTGTGTATCATTATAtagggtttttatttttatgcatgTGTCTCGGTGCTGAATGGGTGGTACAAAACCAATTGGTGCATAATTGTGCACGAGCAGAGCTGTGTGAAAGTCCACAGATGGAGGAGAGCTGCTCAGGCGAGCACACGGCATGTCAACTGTCTGTGACCATGCTAATTCATAAACGGTGGTTGCAGATTCTCTTCAGGGATGCTCTTCTTTGAATCAAAGGCCGCTGATTGTAACTGTGACTTACCCTAAGCGCTGTGTAACGTGGGAATTTCCAATTTCATTTGGATCttagatttcttttgggagtttTCCATAGTCCCTTTTCTTATTCTCAATTATTTTGAGATGAATGCATTTTGACTGCCTTGCCCCAAGGAGTGAACGGCTGTTGACACGTCCTCTTTTGTGTTACCTTTCCTTGTTGGACTAATTTTGCCCCATCTTATTCGTGGCAGTTAATTTAACTTTGTATCTTTTGTCTTGCTACATTAATCTCTCCTTTGTTGTACGGGATGACATGTTTTGATCTTTTTCACATGATAATCTACCTAATGTAGCCCCTTTTTATAGTTTCAGTCATATCAAGTGCTGTTCTTAACAGCTGTTTAATTTGTAGTTTTGCAGAAACTGCAGCCACCTGTGTGATGTATCTTTGTCAAGTCCATGTCAAAGAGCAGACCAAGCTACACATTTAGAAATTCTTCCCAGAtatcaacatttaaatatcgATGGTATCTTGTATTTTTGGTCctacaaaaaaaatataaacgCGAGTGTTCAGATGTTTGGTTTTCATCTCTGGAAGTAACTGGTTGGTCTCTCAGGAATTTGACAAAGAACTCCTCCTCAATGACGGCGTAGCAGTTTGATTAAACAGGTCTCACTTGCCTCACTTGTCCTCAGCGTGCACAACTTACCCAGTTGTCAACTTCTCACCCTGGGCGGGCCTGGCCTCGCTGTAACCGAAGCTCTTGGTCCTTCTGTTCCCCACAGGGTAACTTGACCCAAGATTGCTTTGTCATGTGCCAGAGAGAGAGGTTCCCTCTCCGCGCCCACCGCCTTTGTGCGACCAACCCAACACAGACATATCAGTGTTGTTTTAGCACATTCACTTTAGCTTTTACGTTTAATTTAGGCATTTAAGGAGGCCTGCCtcaaagaatgtatttaataGGTTTAAGGCCTCATTTGGAccgtgtgggtgtgtttgtgattaAATAATGCTGTCCTTTTGAACTACAGTGTCTGAAACATGTGCTGCACGTGTGTGCGCAGTATGTCAGAgtgggacgtgtgtgtgtgtgtgtgtgtgtgtgggtgtgtgtccatGTCATTTCATGTTTTTGTCCATGTGTCTCCTGTATGTCCGTGTGCCCGCTCGGGGCTTTTCAGATCTACAAGTTGTTTTGTCATCCTGTTTGTGCAGGGAAAGGCCTGATGCTCATCCTGCTGTCTCAGTCAGGGGCTTGGCCCACTAACAAAGAACACCCTGTGGCTGGAAAAGCAGCTAATAGATGAAAAAGAAACGCACGTCCACAGCATTGTTAATACGCTCAAAATAATACCCCAACACAATAACAAAACGGCTTTAGTTTGCATTCCTCACACTGCTTCCTGAACTGTTTGATCTCTGTGCTGCTTGCTTGTGTACTTGGTCTGTCATTTACTCACATTATTCAAACGGGACTGGGAAGGTTCCTGGTAATCAATCAGTTATTAAATTTATTACGAGTACTACACTATTCGGTTGGTGAAACTTTTACGCAGGTGTCCCTCTGTACTCTCCCTAGCTTCAGCAACAAAGGGGAGTGAATTATTCTTGAATCACTGTCTTATCAGACAAGTTGAGCTAGTATTTTGTTGAGAGCGTATTTTGAGCCACAAAACATTCAGCCCAACTCCGATGACTTGGCAAAATCAAGAGTTCATGACCCTCTTGAGTCTGCATTTAAATGAATGACTGCTGGATATGTTTTCTAAATATAACTACAAACACCATGAGGTGGAAAATACAATCGAGAAAGAGATCAGTGTGGCGTCGTATTTACTTTTGAAGGTCTGAATAGGAATAGGCCTCTCACTCTCACTGACCTATACCTTTGAAACAACACATGATATGACTGCTATGTGTGATATGTAAACAAGTTCTGAAGCTTGTTTTTGTCTGACGCAAGTAAAATAGCTACATTGCAGttggaagtttttatatatcAGTAATAAATAACTGATGTATTCAATTGTTGCAGATACAAAGGGATGCAGGTGGTGTCTCATTGTCTCGCTCTTTAATGCACTTCAGGATAAGGATTTAATTATTGAACTGTCCTTTTATGTATGGACACAAAAGGAAGTCATAGATCTCAACCGACtgcatctttttttctcacgtctgccttttttttctttatggtCCCTTTTTCTCACAGACTACAAATCCCATTTGAAAGAACATACCCCACAGCCTGTTCCTCTTTTGGTTATTCACCCCAATCATGGTGCCCGGCCAAACTGTGTGGCTTTTGTTCTGGTCATCCCAGACACATATTTCTGGTTTGCGAGCCTCTTTCCTCTTGGCCTCGAGTATTCTCCGGTTAGGGCAGTGCAGCTGGTGGAgaatgcacacagagacactagcTATGCTAGGACACATCGGCTAAACTGGAAAAATAAAGCATTTGGCCAGCGGTCTAGCAAGAATGGAGCAGTCATTGTGAGAACACACATATAACCTTTGGCCTCATTTCCCTGCAGGCATGGAAGAAGCGGTGGTTTGTTCTTCGCAGTGGCCGTCTGACAGGCGACCCAGACGTGTTGGAGTACTACAAGAATGACCATGCCAAGAAGCCCATCCGTGTGATTGACCTCAACTTGTGCGAGCAGGTATGGTTCCTCTGTACAGCCAGCCTGCAATCTCAAAACCCACGCTCCACATTTCTAAATCTATGGTTAATTCTTAATTTGAATTTAGTCCAATCTTGTCCATGTGAGCAtggtcagggttcgtacggtcatggaaaacctggaaaagtcatggaattttaaaatggtcatttccaggcctggaaaagtcatggaaaaaacttaaatcataaaagattgggaaaagtcatggacatttgttataatcacatgttcatttacaccgagtttgaaataattaatatgtatttttaaagaagacgctcaaaatataagccggcatacgcacaattttctagatttttaatgtttatacagagatttcagtttggtcatggaaatttgttttaaagtcatggaaaagttatggaaatccattgatcaaaatgtgtaagagaACCCTGTATGGTGTTAGGCGGTTTTACTACACGTCATAGGGAGGCGATCTCTTCGGGCCGTGTTGGCCAAGGGGACTGGTGAATTTGTAAATCACATTTTCCTTTCTCGTCACTCCAAATGATTGAAAATCTAATGGATTAAAAATGCTTTAGTGAATATCTATATGTGCCTGTATTTATTATCACACTATAATTTTgattattgccaagtaggttttcaGGTGCAAGGAATTTGCTTTGGTGTCTTAGACATTTACAGTACCCTGGACTATTCCGCTTTAAGAGCTCTCCAGTAGTGCCTGCTGTCGATTACTACAGATGAACACATCAATCAGCCGCCGGTTGAAACCGATCGATTTTCAGCAGTTTGGCCATGACCAGTGACTGGACACCGGTCAGCCTTATATTTCATAAAGCTCACAATTTGTCCAAACTGCAAGTATACAATTACCTGTGAATAACAACTGCACAAATATTTGGAAGAAACTAACTTAATtggatgttttcacagcaatataaaatatagatttGAGAAGGGATTATGATCTGTTTAACTTCCCACCACTAGCTCCAACAAGcttataatacataaataaaactacTAATGTCAATAGTAATCACAGTAAGTATTTAAATAGAACTGTAATCATTTCCACCCCCTAATTTGAATTGTGTGCATTTATGGAAACAACTGATGTAGATGTCGATAACAACGTAAAAGTTTACACTGAGTTTGGAAGGGCTATTTATTTCAGCTCTATTTATCTATTCAAATATCTTTCTTATTCATTGGCTGTAAATATGaacttcatttatatatttgtcaatatatttgtttgtgactGATACTGATATTAAACTAAGCCGCGTTTGTTACCGCTTCAGGTGGACGCTGGGCTGACGTTCAACAAGAAGGACCTGGAGCACAGGTTCATATTCGACATCAAGACCATCGACCGCGTCTTCTACCTGGTGGCTGACACCGAGGACGAGATGAATAAGTGGGTTCGCTGCATCTGCGACATCTGTGGATTTAACCCCACTGACGACGGTAAGCATCGGCACTTGATGGTTAACCGCACATCACAGCTGCATTACATCACTACTGCTTGTCAACCTAAGGCACGTTGAGACAAAAGGGGTTGAAGTTTTGCTTCACCGGGACGGATTTCACTAAACGTTTAAGTTCAAGCCACATGCAATCACCCGAATAgcatgctttttaaaaacattttaaacaatttggTCAGATGAAGTTTGAATTGCTTGAAGTGTTTAAACACTATTTCTATGAAGAACAGGTCTTGAAAAGAATACATTGAAAGTGGTAAATATGGTTTAATACATCTTGAGTGATGGACAGCCTTGAAAACATGTATTCTGTTACTTTTGGCTCTGAAGCAGACGTCTGTGATAGATGAACCAGAATActtattttgttgttgacaaATTTTGtgcaaaatgtataaaataccaAACAGGAATCGTCCACCCTCTGAGATCCTCAGAGCAATCTGTTCACCGCTATCGCCACCTGATGTTGCCACTATGACAGTGACCGGCACTGTGGAACTACCAGTGTAATACGTAAACACAAAAACATAGTTCACACAATAACTTGCTGTGTAGCAGCTTCATCATCAGCTATCGGCAAGTTTGATTGGTCGCCCTTATTTGATGCCACAGTGGTGCCTCTCAAATAtctgcctctctctcgctctctccctggAGGAGTTGGGCGAACTAGCTGAATGTTCCAGAAGGCCCCTCTATTCAGCAGAGCTCTAATGATCCATGTGTTGTGTTAAATCTCACGTTACCCTCGTCCCCTACACTGTATAATCAAATCATTGTGTCCCTGTCGGTCTCACTGCCCCGCTTTCCCCTCTTATCTTGTCGTCATTGTCTCTCATTTACGTTCTCTCGTTTCCCtccctgtcctctgtcttcGAGCCTAATTGCAAGCGTTGCTATTTGCATCTCAGTCTTCTATcgtccccccccgtccccccttgTCCTTAGACTAAATATGTCAGCATTTAAAAGTGATGAGAACGATTTCACTGTCTCGCATATCTCGCCACGAAGAGTCTTTCAGGAGAGGAATGCACATTTCAAACCTGGCAACTGAGTCACAGATTATGCTCCTCCAAGGTCGGCTTCGACGATGCCCCCACCTCGGTTGCACAGCTCGCGTTGCAGGGCAAGCCCGATAACGCTCCTCGACGCAATCATTGAAACTGGCTGTTAAAACCCTGATGTGCAAACAAACAGTGAGCCCATTCAAGGAGAACCGGGGTCTGAAGACAAAAATCCTTGCAGATATCCCTCCTCACAATTCTTGTTCCAAAAGAATGTCCTTGGCTCCCTCTTTAGCGCTCGCTTTCACTCCTCTGCGTGTGAGACCCGACTCGCTGCTCTGCCGCGTGTGGCCACACCAGAGCGCTTCACGGCTGGCCTGATATTAGAGGAGGGAGCGTTCGGAGAGAGACGGCGGAGGAGGTAAAGATAAGCATGAGCAGAGGGGATTTTCCCTTTTCCTGTATGAATCGGCACAAACAGcgtcaacaaacaaatgtgggggaaaaagggaTGAAGATGGCAGAGGAGCAAACGATGCACCGTCATTGGAGAAGTTGACTTTATAAAGACGAGAAAGAGGGGACCTTCCTTGTGTAAGAGAAAACCATGTCGGTTATAGAAGAGAGTGGGAGGAGAACTGTGAAAAGGGAGAAGAAAGTAGAGAGATGCGGAATGAATGCGGGATATTCTATTTCACCAAGCATACGCATCAGCCATCTTGGCTCTCGGTGCAGTGCAACAATCGGCTCGAGCAGAAGGGTTTCAAAAGGACTCTGGTATTGATGTGATGAAGCAGAGACCTTGAGGAAATGCTGTCTGAGAAGGAGTGTGTGGGATTCTGAAGGCACACACCGTATTCAGGCTGCTCACGAACAAATTACGCTTTGAAGTGGGTTTCATGCGTATACGTGTGTTGGACGTGAAGAGAAGGATGGAAATATTAATTCAtgatgatttttgttgttgttgagtacATTCAAAGCAATGACTGGAGTGTGCTGTAACTTGATATTAGCTGTCAGTGTCACCGAGTTTGAATCTTGTCACACGCATGTCACACCTACGTATATCACGTCCTTCCCCTCAAGTTGGACAGTGCGCTTTACCTGAAAAGGTTTGAGTTCTCCCtgaagaagaaggtgaagttTTAGATTCTTttgacttcaggctcaccgctTTGATTTTCGGTGGATCTATTCTAAAGAGATATCAGAGATTTGTCCTCGAGTTGTTGAGTCGAGACACATGCGCCGCTCCGGTTCAGATTTTATAGACATGTAAAGTTGATGTCGTGTCAGTGTGGTGACTGGAGACTGTTACATTGGAATTGGGTTGCTAGGAAACAGCTTGGGTCCAAGTTTACTCAGCCGGTTGACATTGGCAAACACCGCTGACTGTTTACTTTCTGCCTAATATCATCAGCAACATCACCGCGTGGGCTTTACCGATCCACAGAAGGAGCAGGGCTCGGCTTCCTGGTATGACCGAGGGTTCAGTTGGAGCCAGAGGTcaacaaaaatacaatattgtGGTTATTATCCAGCATTATGCTTATATTAGGACAAATTCAGGATGAGATGTCCATGAAATAAATTGGACAATAAAAGAACTGATGGATCCTTCAAACTTCCATCAACCTGATGCCTTAAATGACATTAATGTGATATTCTAATTTGTGCCATGTGCTGCCCTGATTAATAACCGCAAAGCCACTGAACAATATGCGAGCCTCAACAGCCAATCATAGACATCTGCTGAGAGATCTTGACGGCATCTCATTTCGACATCAATTTAATCACTTGATTACAGTCTTAAGAATAATGCGATTAATTCATTCGTGGCCTTTTTTGTACAACACAGCATCCCTGAAGGTTCAGGCTTCATTTCATGTATGaagttcttttgtttttattggagTTGATCGTTAATTCAGTGGCAGTGGCCCACCTCCTCCTAGTCATCTGTGACAAACCTTGTATTTTCTGGTTTGATATACCAAAGAAGATAATACGTAAACGGTCGTGAGAGGAATTGACCCCAGCCGCCTTGTTTTGTGTCCTGCAGAGGCAGCGAAAGCTGCTCACCAGTCAGCCATTGGAGGCCTGGTGGTGGACACCGCACCACACCCAGCGCTGGGTAATATCGCCGGTCCTGCAGCAGTGCTGTCCAGTGTGCCCCCTCCATATCAGCCGGTCAATGTGCGACACCTGGAATCTCAGTCCAGTTCAGAGGAGCCGCAGGATTACCTGTGGCTCGTCAACTGCGAGAGCAAAAAGCCTGAACCCAACAGGTGAGTTTGTTTGCGTCCACACGTGCTTTTTATATGTCTGAGTGTCCGTATTCACTTTCTTGGAGTGCTACGCTGTGACATAAGCTTCTCTCTGTGTATTTTTCCAacccatttcttctttttgtacaTTTCATCTGTGCTGCCACTCTCGTCCTTGTCTCGGCGGTGTGGCGTGTAGCTCAGTGCAGCGTCACTCTCCATTGGAGGGAGACCAGGAGTATTTGCTCCTGGAGGAGTGTGAGAGCAAGACTCTTCCTCTTCAGGCTAGTCTGTGAGTGGCCAGCCATCCAGCTGGAACTGCCTGCTTGTGTGTGGAGTGCAacacgtgtttaaaaaaaaaacaagacggaTCAACAGCGACACTCAAAAACTTCACGGCTGTAGATTTACATGGCGTCTGTAAATTCTAGCTGGAATTGAATCGTCCGATCCTTTTTAGATCAGAGCTGACCGAGATTTACTCAACCCAGCACATTTCGTTGCCTGCATGTAGAAAACAGCATTTACCCAACATCTTCTGAGAAAGAAGATGCTAACATAGCTAGAGACGGCGTGTTATGTTTTGTTCCTAACCTTGGCTTGCAGACACTGTTGTGAAGGCGTAGCTTGACTGAGTGGATTTCTTGGCTTGCCGAAATCAATTGTGGATATTTAATTCTGtggtgtatatgtatattgcCTCCTCAGAGCTCATGCTGAGTGTTCCAAGTCTACCTCTTCAGAGACGGACCTGAATGACAACCTTCCCTCTCACCGCACGCCcacatcctccacctcctcagctAAACACACCTCGCACAACGGCTTCTTCCCGCAGCACCCGGCCcctgcctccgcctcctccatctACGACTCGCCTCCACCGCGTTGTGCGTCTCTATCGACCGACGCCGGCCTTTACCACCTCCCTCGCAGCTACTCCCAGGACACTGTGCTGCTCCCAAAGTCAGCGTCCTCCCCTGTGGCCCATCCGGACAGCGGGGGGGATGCCCCTGAGCTCTACGTCTTCAACACACCGTCACGGAAGCCCTCAATAGAGTCACAGATGCGCAACTTTTCCATCAGTTATGATATCCCACCTACACCTGGCGCAAACTGTACTTACCAGGTGCCCCGCACTTTGTCAATGTCGACAGGTGTTGGAGGCTCAGAGGGTGGGGGAGATGCAGTACCCCCTCCCAGACCGCCCAAGCCTTCGCTCAGTTCCACCTCAGgacccccacctcccccagcTGAGCGCTCCCCTACGGACACCTATTATGTGCCTCGCTCAGCATCAGAGACAGACGGAAACTACTGTGTGCCTACTAGTGCTGGGAATAAGGCTTTACGCAGCAACACTATTGGCACAGTGGACTGTTCACGCCTCCGCAAAGGTgtgttcattttcttcttcttcttctgttgttggAGTACAGATTTCCTATGCATTGGAAAACCACTATGAAAGTAGAAATGATGCTTAATGGCCTTAAAATAtttcaattaaatgtaatgttcGAGAGGACACATTAAAAGCCACTTTCCTTTTTACAATTTGGATGTTTTACCAAtagatattttgtattaatctcTTTTACGTCGGGATTTGGTACCTTTTTTACATTCTTTTGATGGATGATATCCCAGGAACTCTCGATATGTTTTCTTCATACCTACAATCCCTATTTCTGCCCTCGTTCTGTTCACAATACGTTCAAATTCTCAAGAGCTTATCAGACCGTAACACAGAGCAGAGAGTTTTCTGCAGATGTCCTGACAATTAAAGGCTGTGACTTTATACGTTCATACGTTAAGAATCCTATTAATATGTCCTCGCTTGTGGGCAAGTGCATCCCCTCTGTTGCATCACTGAAACTGAAACTCCAGATATATTTAGCTAGTTATTAGCAGAACCCTCTGTGTTGTACATATACTGTACTATACCGTCACTTATGAGCATTGGTGCTGTCCTCTAAATGTGGCAAAACACTATACATGCGatgcatgtattatatattttcgTAAGAATTTACAAGTCCATGTAACAAAACAGCAATGTTCATGCGCCGTCATAACTTCCACTTTCTATCAAAGCAAGAGAATATATTACTAAAATTGGATTTATCAGATACTCTGTGGAGAC
The nucleotide sequence above comes from Pseudoliparis swirei isolate HS2019 ecotype Mariana Trench chromosome 24, NWPU_hadal_v1, whole genome shotgun sequence. Encoded proteins:
- the gab1 gene encoding GRB2-associated-binding protein 1 isoform X4, with the translated sequence MSGGDVVCSGWLRKSPPEKKLRRYAWKKRWFVLRSGRLTGDPDVLEYYKNDHAKKPIRVIDLNLCEQVDAGLTFNKKDLEHRFIFDIKTIDRVFYLVADTEDEMNKWVRCICDICGFNPTDDEAAKAAHQSAIGGLVVDTAPHPALGNIAGPAAVLSSVPPPYQPVNVRHLESQSSSEEPQDYLWLVNCESKKPEPNSSVQRHSPLEGDQEYLLLEECESKTLPLQASLAHAECSKSTSSETDLNDNLPSHRTPTSSTSSAKHTSHNGFFPQHPAPASASSIYDSPPPRCASLSTDAGLYHLPRSYSQDTVLLPKSASSPVAHPDSGGDAPELYVFNTPSRKPSIESQMRNFSISYDIPPTPGANCTYQVPRTLSMSTGVGGSEGGGDAVPPPRPPKPSLSSTSGPPPPPAERSPTDTYYVPRSASETDGNYCVPTSAGNKALRSNTIGTVDCSRLRKDFGSQDCYDIPRSFPTEKSCSFDFNESFNSYFKNKGMMPVGSQSTEEVPDQNYVPMSSNSPSHHHSGTLSEPMHEPNYVPMTPSTMEFSSLGKQVPPPAHMGFRSSPKTPPRRPMLSDCQPPPVDRNLKPDRKGRPAPLEIIPLPEWEEPCTPVRSPVTRSFARDLSRFPMPTRPASVHSTASSTDSEDCDENYVAMVSNKSTDEPNMKLGPPMNADGGSSPMVKPKGDKQVEYLDLDLDSGKSTPPRKVKSNGTGMAVSDERVDYVVVDQQRTQALKSTREAWNDGRQSTETDTLSKGPK
- the gab1 gene encoding GRB2-associated-binding protein 1 isoform X3; this translates as MSGGDVVCSGWLRKSPPEKKLRRYAWKKRWFVLRSGRLTGDPDVLEYYKNDHAKKPIRVIDLNLCEQVDAGLTFNKKDLEHRFIFDIKTIDRVFYLVADTEDEMNKWVRCICDICGFNPTDDEAAKAAHQSAIGGLVVDTAPHPALGNIAGPAAVLSSVPPPYQPVNVRHLESQSSSEEPQDYLWLVNCESKKPEPNRAHAECSKSTSSETDLNDNLPSHRTPTSSTSSAKHTSHNGFFPQHPAPASASSIYDSPPPRCASLSTDAGLYHLPRSYSQDTVLLPKSASSPVAHPDSGGDAPELYVFNTPSRKPSIESQMRNFSISYDIPPTPGANCTYQVPRTLSMSTGVGGSEGGGDAVPPPRPPKPSLSSTSGPPPPPAERSPTDTYYVPRSASETDGNYCVPTSAGNKALRSNTIGTVDCSRLRKDFGSQDCYDIPRSFPTEKSCSFDFNESFNSYFKNKGMMPVGSQSTEEVPDQNYVPMSSNSPSHHHSGTLSEPMHEPNYVPMTPSTMEFSSLGKQVPPPAHMGFRSSPKTPPRRPMLSDCQPPPVDRNLKPDRKGQSPKIIRAKGVGLERTDSQTVGEFPRGRRKGRPAPLEIIPLPEWEEPCTPVRSPVTRSFARDLSRFPMPTRPASVHSTASSTDSEDCDENYVAMVSNKSTDEPNMKLGPPMNADGGSSPMVKPKGDKQVEYLDLDLDSGKSTPPRKVKSNGTGMAVSDERVDYVVVDQQRTQALKSTREAWNDGRQSTETDTLSKGPK
- the gab1 gene encoding GRB2-associated-binding protein 1 isoform X2, whose amino-acid sequence is MSGGDVVCSGWLRKSPPEKKLRRYAWKKRWFVLRSGRLTGDPDVLEYYKNDHAKKPIRVIDLNLCEQVDAGLTFNKKDLEHRFIFDIKTIDRVFYLVADTEDEMNKWVRCICDICGFNPTDDEAAKAAHQSAIGGLVVDTAPHPALGNIAGPAAVLSSVPPPYQPVNVRHLESQSSSEEPQDYLWLVNCESKKPEPNSSVQRHSPLEGDQEYLLLEECESKTLPLQASLAHAECSKSTSSETDLNDNLPSHRTPTSSTSSAKHTSHNGFFPQHPAPASASSIYDSPPPRCASLSTDAGLYHLPRSYSQDTVLLPKSASSPVAHPDSGGDAPELYVFNTPSRKPSIESQMRNFSISYDIPPTPGANCTYQVPRTLSMSTGVGGSEGGGDAVPPPRPPKPSLSSTSGPPPPPAERSPTDTYYVPRSASETDGNYCVPTSAGNKALRSNTIGTVDCSRLRKDFGSQDCYDIPRSFPTEKSCSFDFNESFNSYFKNKGMMPVGSQSTEEVPDQNYVPMSSNSPSHHHSGTLSEPMHEPNYVPMTPSTMEFSSLGKQVPPPAHMGFRSSPKTPPRRPMLSDCQPPPVDRNLKPDRKGQSPKIIRAKGVGLERTDSQTVGEFPRGRRKGRPAPLEIIPLPEWEEPCTPVRSPVTRSFAREEESFYCTVPITPVKREVEDLYIIEENMKLGPPMNADGGSSPMVKPKGDKQVEYLDLDLDSGKSTPPRKVKSNGTGMAVSDERVDYVVVDQQRTQALKSTREAWNDGRQSTETDTLSKGPK
- the gab1 gene encoding GRB2-associated-binding protein 1 isoform X5, with product MSGGDVVCSGWLRKSPPEKKLRRYAWKKRWFVLRSGRLTGDPDVLEYYKNDHAKKPIRVIDLNLCEQVDAGLTFNKKDLEHRFIFDIKTIDRVFYLVADTEDEMNKWVRCICDICGFNPTDDEAAKAAHQSAIGGLVVDTAPHPALGNIAGPAAVLSSVPPPYQPVNVRHLESQSSSEEPQDYLWLVNCESKKPEPNRAHAECSKSTSSETDLNDNLPSHRTPTSSTSSAKHTSHNGFFPQHPAPASASSIYDSPPPRCASLSTDAGLYHLPRSYSQDTVLLPKSASSPVAHPDSGGDAPELYVFNTPSRKPSIESQMRNFSISYDIPPTPGANCTYQVPRTLSMSTGVGGSEGGGDAVPPPRPPKPSLSSTSGPPPPPAERSPTDTYYVPRSASETDGNYCVPTSAGNKALRSNTIGTVDCSRLRKDFGSQDCYDIPRSFPTEKSCSFDFNESFNSYFKNKGMMPVGSQSTEEVPDQNYVPMSSNSPSHHHSGTLSEPMHEPNYVPMTPSTMEFSSLGKQVPPPAHMGFRSSPKTPPRRPMLSDCQPPPVDRNLKPDRKGRPAPLEIIPLPEWEEPCTPVRSPVTRSFARDLSRFPMPTRPASVHSTASSTDSEDCDENYVAMVSNKSTDEPNMKLGPPMNADGGSSPMVKPKGDKQVEYLDLDLDSGKSTPPRKVKSNGTGMAVSDERVDYVVVDQQRTQALKSTREAWNDGRQSTETDTLSKGPK